From Clostridia bacterium, the proteins below share one genomic window:
- a CDS encoding amino acid permease yields MLWQCSVVFPKIHLGSTHLPTQFFAKKSIDKLIAESEQPEHRLKKTLGPWSLTALGIGAVIGSGIFTVIGTAIAGQKLQFSSIVNAPLLEYLIHRSPTFGRPGAGPAIALSFLLVAVVCAFTALCYAELASMIPIAGSAYTYTYATMGELIAWIIGWDLILEYAVSNMAVGVGFSAHLVDLLDFFGLHLSPQWSNPAFLPSGGAGHAAGWHFGFNLPAFVVVMVLTVVLVRGIRESAETNNVMVLLKIAAIMVFVLFASRFINPTNWHPFAPNGWGGVLTGGSIIFFTYIGFDSVSTAAEEAKNPRRDIPIGILATLAICTVLYISVAVVLTGIRYWSTMEGDAAPVVNALRNLNLHWVRLAVLFGAIMGMVSSLLVFQLGQARVWFAMSRDGLLPRIFGHVHPRFRTPDFSTWVAGVLVGIPAGLLDIGTLADLSNIGTLFAFALVSGGVLILRYREPDRPRGFRVPGGPVIPILSIITCVLLMAGLPIMNWLRFFAWLAIGMCIYFLYSRHHSEFSKARR; encoded by the coding sequence ATGCTTTGGCAGTGCTCGGTAGTCTTCCCCAAAATCCATTTAGGGAGCACTCACCTGCCCACGCAATTTTTCGCCAAGAAGTCCATCGACAAGCTCATTGCGGAATCGGAACAGCCGGAACATCGGCTTAAGAAAACACTCGGACCCTGGTCGCTTACCGCGCTCGGCATCGGAGCCGTAATCGGATCGGGGATTTTCACCGTCATTGGAACCGCCATCGCGGGACAGAAGCTGCAGTTCAGCTCGATTGTTAACGCCCCGCTGCTGGAGTACCTGATCCATCGCTCCCCGACATTCGGTCGTCCGGGTGCCGGCCCTGCCATAGCGTTGTCCTTCCTCCTGGTGGCGGTTGTATGCGCCTTCACCGCGTTGTGCTATGCGGAACTGGCCTCCATGATTCCGATCGCCGGCTCGGCCTACACCTACACGTACGCCACCATGGGCGAACTGATCGCGTGGATCATCGGTTGGGACCTCATCCTTGAATACGCCGTCAGCAACATGGCTGTGGGGGTGGGCTTTTCGGCACACCTTGTAGATCTATTGGACTTCTTTGGCTTGCATCTCTCGCCACAGTGGTCGAATCCCGCGTTCCTGCCCTCGGGCGGCGCTGGTCATGCGGCGGGCTGGCACTTCGGATTCAACCTTCCAGCATTTGTGGTCGTGATGGTGCTCACCGTCGTACTGGTGCGCGGAATCCGCGAGTCCGCGGAGACGAACAACGTAATGGTGTTGCTGAAGATCGCCGCCATCATGGTGTTCGTGCTGTTTGCTTCGCGATTCATCAACCCGACGAATTGGCATCCGTTTGCGCCGAATGGATGGGGCGGAGTGCTGACCGGCGGCTCTATTATCTTCTTCACGTACATAGGCTTTGATTCTGTGTCCACCGCCGCGGAAGAAGCCAAGAATCCGCGCCGCGATATTCCGATAGGCATCCTGGCGACACTCGCCATCTGCACCGTCCTATATATCTCCGTGGCCGTGGTGCTGACCGGCATACGGTATTGGTCAACCATGGAGGGCGATGCGGCTCCGGTGGTGAATGCGCTCCGTAACCTGAATCTTCACTGGGTGCGATTGGCCGTCTTGTTTGGCGCCATTATGGGGATGGTCTCTTCGCTGCTGGTTTTCCAGCTCGGACAAGCGCGTGTGTGGTTTGCCATGTCTCGCGATGGATTGCTGCCGCGCATCTTTGGTCACGTGCACCCGCGCTTCCGTACGCCCGATTTCTCCACCTGGGTTGCGGGCGTGCTGGTGGGAATTCCTGCTGGCCTGCTCGACATTGGCACATTGGCAGACCTCTCCAACATCGGCACGCTGTTTGCGTTCGCGCTGGTGTCCGGAGGCGTGCTCATCCTGCGCTACCGCGAACCGGACCGCCCACGCGGGTTCCGTGTTCCCGGCGGACCGGTCATCCCGATTCTCTCGATCATCACTTGCGTGCTCCTCATGGCCGGACTGCCGATCATGAATTGGCTGCGCTTCTTCGCATGGCTGGCGATTGGAATGTGCATCTATTTCCTGTACAGCCGTCATCACAGCGAGTTTTCTAAAGCCCGGCGCTGA
- the add gene encoding adenosine deaminase, with translation MLSNSAVPHTPISDHVKPSDFILNLPKAELHLHLEGSVNAETLAELSRKHNSEFPWQNNRYTPSPDSHRELTVEDARQLYLYKDFTGFLMAFKAVTERMRDADDYELVTYEMMRKLAAERVLHAEVFVSVGVVFWRGQDFNALFEGMERGRARGEKDFGVSILWIFDAVRHFGPDEGSRVVDKAVQFRERNVVGIGIGGDERMAGPELFDEVYAHAAENSLRLTAHAGETVGPQSIWAALDVLRAERIGHALHAWQDEELMQRLVRDQVPLEICISSNLRTGCCLSTRSHPVRRYMDAGAMVTLNTDDPEMFGTSLAREYQFAQNEFGFTDGQLRAIAQNSFRASFLPEEKKREFLQLF, from the coding sequence ATGTTGTCGAACTCTGCAGTGCCGCACACGCCCATCTCCGATCACGTGAAGCCCAGCGACTTCATCCTGAACTTGCCGAAGGCGGAGTTGCATCTTCACCTAGAGGGCTCGGTTAACGCCGAAACACTGGCGGAACTCAGCCGCAAGCACAACTCGGAATTCCCCTGGCAGAACAATCGCTACACACCGTCCCCCGACAGTCACCGCGAACTGACGGTGGAAGACGCGCGCCAGCTTTATTTGTACAAGGACTTCACAGGCTTTCTAATGGCGTTCAAGGCCGTGACGGAGCGCATGCGCGATGCAGACGATTACGAACTTGTCACATACGAAATGATGCGCAAGCTCGCCGCCGAGCGCGTGCTTCATGCGGAAGTGTTCGTATCGGTCGGCGTGGTCTTCTGGCGCGGACAGGACTTCAACGCGCTCTTCGAGGGAATGGAGCGGGGCCGCGCGCGCGGCGAGAAGGATTTCGGCGTTTCGATATTGTGGATCTTCGACGCCGTGCGACACTTTGGCCCGGACGAAGGCAGCAGGGTTGTGGACAAAGCAGTGCAGTTTCGCGAGCGCAACGTGGTTGGCATTGGCATTGGCGGCGACGAACGCATGGCAGGACCGGAGTTGTTCGACGAGGTCTATGCCCATGCCGCCGAAAACTCTCTTCGACTTACGGCGCACGCGGGAGAAACAGTCGGCCCGCAGTCGATCTGGGCCGCGCTGGACGTCTTGCGCGCAGAACGCATAGGCCATGCGCTCCACGCTTGGCAAGATGAGGAACTGATGCAGCGCCTCGTGCGCGACCAGGTTCCGTTGGAAATCTGCATCAGCAGCAACCTGCGCACGGGCTGTTGCCTCTCAACGCGCTCGCACCCGGTGCGCCGCTACATGGATGCTGGCGCGATGGTCACGCTGAACACCGATGATCCCGAGATGTTCGGCACCTCGCTAGCGCGCGAATACCAGTTTGCGCAAAACGAGTTCGGGTTCACCGATGGCCAACTCCGCGCCATCGCACAGAATTCGTTTCGCGCTTCGTTCCTGCCGGAAGAGAAAAAACGAGAGTTCCTCCAGCTCTTTTGA
- a CDS encoding amino acid racemase, which produces MAQHIGIVACSAEGAALCYRTICAEAPALMGRHAHPEISMHTRPLSAYMECIYRDDWQGVAELMLSSAGKLSECGADFLLTPDNTIHRAFPIVAERSRLPWLHIGEEVAAEAKRRGFRRVALTGTKYTMEGPVYPEVLGRNGIEYRIPSPLDREKINHIIFDELVNGVLRSESLGIFRQVIDRLKAEGCDAVVLGCTEIPLLVTPETSPLPVLDSTRLLARAALHRALGKEAGVGQQ; this is translated from the coding sequence ATGGCACAGCACATCGGAATCGTAGCTTGCAGCGCCGAAGGGGCCGCTCTGTGCTATCGAACAATCTGTGCCGAAGCCCCGGCGCTGATGGGCAGGCACGCGCATCCGGAAATATCGATGCATACGCGTCCGCTCAGCGCGTACATGGAATGTATTTACCGCGACGACTGGCAGGGGGTGGCAGAACTCATGCTTTCGTCGGCAGGAAAGCTATCTGAGTGCGGCGCCGATTTTCTTCTCACGCCTGACAATACGATCCATCGCGCATTTCCCATCGTCGCCGAGCGCTCGCGCCTCCCGTGGCTGCACATTGGCGAGGAGGTTGCGGCGGAAGCAAAACGCCGCGGCTTCCGGCGCGTCGCCCTGACCGGCACGAAATACACGATGGAAGGGCCGGTTTATCCAGAAGTGCTGGGGCGCAACGGCATTGAGTATCGGATACCCTCGCCGCTGGATCGTGAGAAGATCAACCACATCATTTTCGATGAACTGGTCAACGGCGTGTTGCGCTCAGAGTCGCTTGGGATTTTCCGGCAGGTGATTGATCGCCTGAAAGCCGAGGGTTGCGATGCGGTCGTGCTCGGCTGCACGGAGATTCCGCTGCTCGTTACGCCGGAGACGTCACCGCTCCCGGTGCTGGACTCCACGCGATTGCTGGCGCGCGCTGCGCTGCATAGGGCGCTAGGCAAGGAGGCCGGCGTTGGC